In Sphingomonas panacisoli, one genomic interval encodes:
- a CDS encoding AMP nucleosidase, whose protein sequence is MTQASDIVAELDRLYTASVHRLQQALTAYLSNGTTPDPAARSDGSFAYPEIRLTYRGDADRPAPLRSFGRLSEAGDYRISVTKPAIFADYLTDQLTLLMEDYDVTVEAVPGRQEIPFPYVLDPGHAMSLDEVSALELARWFPATELAHIGDEIADGLPTPNEARPLALFDGLRTDFSLARLRHYTGTPPEHVQRYVLFTNYHRYVDEFVRWAFGQLGEGSRFTAVSGAGGVLLRAGDDVEAAMADTGAWRRHQMPAYHLMADDHTGITLVNIGVGPSNAKTICDHLAVLRPEAWLMIGHCGGLRPSQRIGDYVLAHAYLRDDHVLDDVLPPEIPVPAIAEVQVAMARAAEKISGQSGEELKRRLRTGTIVTTDDRNWELRYTQSALRFSLSRAVGIDMESATIAAQGYRFRVPYGTLLCVSDKPLHGELKLPGQANRFYERAIAEHMQIGIQTCEELRLEGAKLHSRKLRAFNEPPFR, encoded by the coding sequence ATGACGCAGGCTTCCGATATCGTCGCCGAACTCGATCGGCTCTACACCGCCTCGGTCCACCGCCTCCAACAGGCCCTGACCGCTTACCTTTCCAATGGCACCACGCCCGATCCCGCCGCGCGGAGCGACGGGTCGTTCGCCTATCCCGAGATCCGACTGACCTATCGCGGCGATGCCGACCGCCCTGCCCCGTTGCGCTCGTTCGGGCGACTGAGCGAGGCGGGCGACTATCGCATCAGCGTGACCAAGCCGGCGATCTTCGCCGACTATCTGACCGATCAGCTCACGTTGTTGATGGAGGATTACGACGTCACGGTGGAGGCCGTGCCGGGGCGCCAGGAAATCCCGTTCCCGTACGTGCTCGATCCCGGCCATGCGATGAGCCTGGACGAAGTGTCGGCGCTCGAACTTGCGCGCTGGTTCCCGGCGACCGAATTGGCGCATATCGGCGACGAGATCGCCGACGGTCTGCCGACGCCCAACGAAGCGCGGCCGCTGGCGCTGTTCGACGGATTGCGCACCGATTTCAGCCTGGCGCGGCTGCGGCACTACACCGGCACGCCGCCGGAGCATGTGCAGCGCTACGTGCTGTTCACCAACTATCACCGCTACGTCGACGAGTTCGTCCGCTGGGCGTTCGGACAGCTCGGCGAGGGGTCGCGCTTCACCGCGGTGTCCGGCGCTGGCGGCGTACTGCTGCGGGCGGGCGATGACGTCGAGGCGGCGATGGCGGACACCGGCGCGTGGCGACGGCACCAGATGCCGGCCTATCACCTGATGGCCGACGACCACACCGGCATAACGCTGGTGAACATCGGCGTAGGCCCGTCGAACGCGAAGACGATCTGCGATCACCTCGCGGTATTGCGCCCCGAGGCATGGCTGATGATCGGGCATTGCGGCGGCTTGCGGCCGAGCCAGCGGATCGGCGACTATGTTCTCGCCCACGCTTATCTCCGCGACGACCACGTGCTCGACGATGTCCTGCCGCCCGAAATTCCCGTCCCGGCGATCGCCGAAGTCCAGGTCGCGATGGCCCGCGCGGCGGAAAAGATCAGCGGCCAGTCGGGCGAGGAGTTGAAGCGGCGCCTGCGCACCGGGACGATCGTCACCACCGACGATCGCAATTGGGAACTGCGCTACACGCAATCGGCGCTGCGCTTCTCGCTCAGCCGCGCGGTCGGCATCGACATGGAGTCGGCGACGATCGCCGCCCAAGGCTATCGCTTCCGCGTACCCTACGGGACGTTGCTCTGCGTCTCGGACAAGCCGCTGCACGGGGAGTTGAAGCTGCCCGGTCAGGCCAACCGCTTCTACGAACGCGCGATCGCCGAACACATGCAGATCGGCATCCAGACCTGCGAGGAATTGCGGCTCGAGGGCGCCAAACTCCACAGCCGCAAGCTGCGCGCGTTCAACGAGCCGCCGTTCCGCTGA
- a CDS encoding SIMPL domain-containing protein (The SIMPL domain is named for its presence in mouse protein SIMPL (signalling molecule that associates with mouse pelle-like kinase). Bacterial member BP26, from Brucella, was shown to assemble into a channel-like structure, while YggE from E. coli has been associated with resistance to oxidative stress.) encodes MAPLWLALALAGPANAPVTVEVVAVGHVDTPATKFVLAIELTATGDSDDKAKAAVAKKKAALLQQLSAAGVTLVPEEPGAVKTAPVKLESFDTSSDGKSDEKPSASESFSVQAPTRAAITSAQEIVGKTDGASADQPPASSISDTAAASRAAKRDAIAKAKLDAQNYADSLGYSTATVVSVSERGDLGTLFTFGMSMAARGPKNMFEPSRGDTVPIDVAVTVTFRLDGKK; translated from the coding sequence ATGGCACCTTTATGGCTGGCGCTCGCGCTGGCGGGGCCGGCGAACGCGCCGGTGACGGTAGAGGTCGTCGCGGTCGGGCACGTCGATACGCCCGCGACGAAGTTCGTGCTCGCGATCGAACTCACCGCGACGGGCGATAGCGACGACAAGGCGAAGGCGGCGGTCGCGAAGAAGAAGGCGGCGTTGCTGCAGCAACTGTCCGCGGCAGGCGTGACCTTGGTGCCCGAGGAACCGGGCGCGGTGAAGACCGCACCGGTCAAGCTCGAGTCGTTCGACACATCGAGCGACGGCAAGTCGGACGAAAAGCCGAGCGCCTCGGAAAGCTTTTCGGTCCAGGCGCCAACGCGTGCCGCGATCACGTCGGCGCAGGAGATCGTCGGCAAGACCGACGGCGCGAGCGCCGACCAGCCGCCGGCCAGCTCGATCAGCGATACGGCCGCCGCAAGCCGCGCCGCCAAACGCGACGCTATCGCCAAGGCCAAGCTCGACGCGCAGAATTACGCCGACTCGCTCGGTTATTCGACCGCGACGGTGGTCAGCGTCAGCGAGCGCGGCGATCTAGGGACGCTGTTCACCTTCGGCATGTCGATGGCGGCGCGTGGCCCCAAGAACATGTTCGAGCCATCGCGCGGCGACACCGTGCCCATCGACGTCGCGGTGACCGTGACGTTCCGCCTCGACGGCAAGAAATGA
- a CDS encoding M2 family metallopeptidase yields the protein MIRTAVASGLALATVLSGAIALAGTPAESAATAADADKFVAEAEKTLAEASVDGNRVGWINATYITDDTDALAAQVGARLTLLGVKYASEAAKYQKVAGLSPDTKRKLDILRNGVSLPAPSRPGAADTLSQIATKLQSDYGKGKGMLDGKPINGSDIEAAMGSTRDPAKLQEMWTSWNDNVGASSKADFARMIDISNEGAKELGYQDVGAMWRSGYDMTPEQFAAMTDRLWKQVEPLYKSLHTYVRWKLNEKYGDAVQPKTGPIRSDLLGNMWAQEWGNIYDIVAPKGVGDIGYDTAALLTAKGYDPVKMVRAGEGFYSSLGFAPLPDTFWTRSQITKPADRDVVCHASAWDIDNKTDLRIKMCTKVNADDFVTIHHELGHNYYQRAYMNQPFLYENGANDGFHEAIGDFIALSITPDYLVKIGLLDQSRVPSADKDTGLLLRQAMDKVAFLPFGLMVDKWRWGVYSGAIKPDSYQSSWDALRLQYQGIKPPVARDGTRFDAGAKYHVAASVSYVRYFLARVLQFQFYQAACKQAGWTGPLHRCSFYGNKQVGANLQKMLEMGQSKPWPDALQAFTGTREISGQALVDYFAPLKKWLDQQNKGKPSGW from the coding sequence ATGATCCGTACCGCAGTGGCTTCGGGCCTTGCGCTGGCAACGGTCCTATCGGGCGCGATCGCGCTCGCCGGGACACCCGCCGAAAGCGCAGCCACCGCCGCCGATGCCGACAAGTTCGTCGCCGAAGCCGAAAAGACGCTGGCCGAGGCATCGGTGGATGGCAATCGCGTCGGCTGGATCAACGCCACCTACATCACCGACGACACCGACGCGCTGGCCGCACAAGTCGGGGCGCGGCTGACCTTGCTAGGTGTCAAATATGCCAGCGAAGCGGCTAAATATCAGAAGGTTGCGGGCCTGTCGCCCGACACCAAGCGCAAGCTCGACATCTTGCGCAACGGCGTATCGCTGCCCGCGCCGTCGCGCCCGGGTGCGGCCGATACGCTGTCGCAGATCGCGACCAAGCTCCAGTCCGATTACGGCAAGGGCAAGGGCATGCTCGACGGTAAGCCGATCAACGGCTCCGACATCGAAGCGGCGATGGGTTCGACCCGCGATCCGGCCAAGCTGCAGGAGATGTGGACGAGCTGGAACGACAATGTCGGTGCCTCGTCCAAGGCCGATTTCGCGCGAATGATCGACATTTCGAATGAAGGCGCGAAGGAACTCGGCTACCAGGACGTCGGTGCGATGTGGCGGTCGGGCTACGACATGACGCCCGAACAGTTCGCGGCGATGACCGACCGGCTGTGGAAGCAGGTCGAACCGCTCTACAAATCGCTCCACACTTACGTCCGCTGGAAGCTCAACGAGAAGTATGGCGATGCGGTCCAGCCCAAGACCGGGCCGATCCGCAGCGACTTGCTCGGCAATATGTGGGCGCAGGAATGGGGCAACATCTACGATATCGTCGCGCCGAAGGGCGTTGGCGATATCGGATACGATACGGCCGCGTTGCTGACCGCCAAGGGCTATGATCCGGTCAAGATGGTCAGGGCTGGGGAGGGCTTCTACTCGTCGCTGGGGTTTGCGCCGCTGCCCGATACGTTCTGGACGCGGTCGCAGATTACCAAGCCGGCCGATCGCGACGTCGTGTGCCACGCCTCGGCGTGGGACATCGACAACAAGACCGACTTGCGCATCAAGATGTGCACCAAGGTCAATGCCGACGATTTCGTGACGATCCACCACGAACTCGGGCATAATTATTACCAGCGCGCGTACATGAACCAGCCGTTCCTGTACGAAAACGGCGCCAATGACGGGTTCCATGAGGCGATCGGCGATTTCATCGCGCTGTCGATCACGCCCGACTATCTGGTGAAGATCGGCCTGCTCGACCAATCGCGCGTGCCAAGCGCCGACAAAGACACCGGCCTGCTGCTCCGCCAGGCGATGGACAAGGTCGCGTTCCTGCCGTTCGGGCTGATGGTCGATAAGTGGCGCTGGGGCGTGTACAGCGGCGCGATCAAGCCGGACAGTTATCAGAGCTCGTGGGACGCGCTCCGCCTGCAATATCAGGGGATCAAGCCGCCGGTCGCGCGCGATGGCACGCGGTTCGATGCCGGGGCGAAATACCACGTCGCCGCCAGCGTATCGTACGTCCGCTATTTCCTGGCGCGCGTGTTGCAGTTCCAATTCTACCAGGCGGCGTGCAAGCAGGCTGGGTGGACGGGGCCACTGCACCGCTGTTCCTTCTATGGAAACAAGCAGGTAGGCGCGAATCTTCAGAAGATGTTGGAGATGGGTCAATCGAAGCCGTGGCCCGACGCGCTCCAGGCGTTCACCGGCACGCGCGAGATTTCGGGCCAGGCGCTGGTCGACTATTTCGCGCCGCTGAAGAAATGGCTGGATCAACAGAATAAGGGGAAACCGAGCGGATGGTAA
- a CDS encoding alpha/beta fold hydrolase, translated as MASSPIEPQFFDSFDGERLAWREMGEGRAVVLIHGYFSDAETNWIRYGHAAAVAAQGFRVIMPDLRAHGSSAKPHAASAYPPDALAKDGHALIAHLGLTDYDLGGYSLGARTTCRMLATGAAPRRVIFSGMGLEGLTNTDRRAGHFRNILTNLGQHKQGSPEWFAEAFLKTTKGDPIALLGIIDTFVSTPLAEIERFDAPSVCINGVDDHDNGSAAALADALPDARYVEVPGNHMSAVIKPELGQAIASFLAA; from the coding sequence GTGGCAAGCTCCCCGATTGAACCGCAGTTTTTCGACAGCTTCGACGGCGAGCGGCTGGCGTGGCGGGAGATGGGCGAGGGGCGCGCGGTTGTCCTGATCCATGGCTATTTCTCCGACGCAGAAACGAACTGGATCCGCTACGGCCATGCAGCGGCGGTGGCCGCGCAGGGCTTTCGCGTGATCATGCCAGACTTGCGCGCGCACGGATCGAGCGCGAAGCCGCATGCCGCGTCGGCCTATCCGCCCGATGCGCTGGCCAAGGACGGCCACGCGCTGATCGCGCATCTCGGGCTTACCGACTACGATCTCGGCGGCTATTCGCTCGGCGCGCGGACGACGTGTCGGATGCTGGCGACCGGTGCGGCGCCGCGGCGGGTGATATTCTCCGGCATGGGGCTGGAAGGCCTGACCAATACCGACCGCCGCGCCGGGCATTTCCGCAATATCCTGACCAATTTGGGCCAGCATAAGCAGGGCAGTCCCGAATGGTTCGCCGAGGCGTTTCTGAAGACGACCAAGGGCGATCCGATCGCATTGCTCGGCATTATCGATACGTTCGTCAGCACGCCGCTCGCGGAAATCGAGCGGTTCGACGCGCCGAGCGTCTGCATCAACGGCGTAGACGACCACGATAACGGCAGCGCGGCGGCGCTCGCCGATGCGCTGCCCGACGCGCGCTATGTCGAGGTACCGGGCAACCACATGAGCGCGGTGATCAAGCCCGAACTCGGCCAGGCCATCGCCAGCTTCCTCGCCGCTTGA
- a CDS encoding GFA family protein gives MTETMTGGCQCGRIRYAVDVDDQDAYLCHCRMCQRATGGFAAALKQVERAGVRWVHEPDRYRSSPIAERGFCSACGTPLTYEGDGSDGMDLTVGSFDDPSRFHPVDHSGVESRNDAWMELHGLPEYRTDENPTITAKWIAACGKLPD, from the coding sequence ATGACCGAGACGATGACCGGCGGATGCCAATGCGGCCGCATCCGCTATGCGGTCGATGTCGATGATCAGGACGCCTATCTCTGCCATTGCCGGATGTGCCAACGCGCGACCGGTGGGTTTGCGGCGGCGCTGAAGCAGGTAGAACGCGCGGGCGTGCGGTGGGTGCACGAACCCGACCGCTATCGGTCGTCGCCGATCGCCGAGAGGGGGTTCTGCTCGGCCTGCGGCACGCCGCTGACCTACGAAGGCGACGGGTCGGACGGCATGGACCTGACCGTCGGCAGTTTCGACGACCCCTCGCGCTTCCATCCGGTCGACCATTCGGGCGTCGAAAGCCGTAACGACGCATGGATGGAGTTGCACGGTCTCCCCGAATATCGCACCGACGAAAATCCAACCATCACCGCAAAATGGATCGCCGCCTGTGGCAAGCTCCCCGATTGA
- a CDS encoding MarR family winged helix-turn-helix transcriptional regulator: protein MSDSLGFLISDVSRLMRRRFDERARQVGATRAQWRTLTTLSRNEGINQGALADLLEVEPITLCRMIDRLEESALVERRRDPADRRAWQLFLTDKSKPILDDLRALADDLFDQMLLGMDEQSRDALVSALDLIRANLIALPTSRTTEAANG, encoded by the coding sequence ATGAGCGACTCTCTCGGATTCCTGATTAGCGATGTTTCGCGCCTGATGCGCCGCCGTTTCGACGAGCGGGCGCGTCAGGTCGGCGCGACGCGCGCGCAATGGCGCACCCTCACCACTCTCAGCCGCAACGAAGGCATCAACCAGGGCGCGTTGGCCGATCTGCTCGAAGTCGAGCCGATTACATTGTGTCGGATGATCGACCGGCTCGAGGAGTCCGCCCTTGTCGAACGCCGCCGCGATCCTGCCGATCGTCGCGCCTGGCAGTTGTTCCTGACCGACAAGTCGAAGCCGATCCTCGACGATCTGCGTGCGCTGGCCGACGACCTGTTCGACCAGATGTTGCTGGGCATGGACGAGCAATCTCGCGACGCGCTGGTCAGCGCGCTCGACCTTATCCGCGCGAACCTGATCGCGCTCCCCACCTCCCGTACGACCGAGGCCGCCAATGGCTGA
- a CDS encoding HlyD family secretion protein → MADADPKIPPQGDRVAAANVIESVEAPAPAPKQRRWGRIGLMAAVPLLLAAVAGYFYLTGGRYVSTDNAYVQQDTISISPDVSGRIVQVNVKENQRVKAGDVLFVIDQEPYKLALAQADAALATARVQVATMSTDTGSANADVASANADIKLAQATYDRQATLMKQGFTTRAAFDAAAQQVAAARARLATAQASVAKAQVQVGSGVAGSGVPAAVAVALAEREKALLNLNRTVVRAPRDGIISQTNRLQVGNITPSGVPALSLVAQAPWVTANFKETDLANMRVGQPAELTFDAYPGVKVCGRVQSIGAETGSASSILPAQNATGNWVKVTQRVPVRIAITCKTDRALIAGLSSDVSIDTKPNG, encoded by the coding sequence ATGGCTGATGCAGATCCCAAAATCCCGCCCCAGGGCGACCGCGTCGCCGCGGCGAACGTCATCGAGAGCGTCGAGGCGCCCGCCCCTGCCCCCAAGCAGCGCCGCTGGGGCCGCATCGGGCTGATGGCGGCCGTGCCGCTGCTGCTCGCCGCGGTCGCTGGCTATTTCTACCTGACCGGCGGCCGCTACGTATCGACCGACAACGCCTATGTTCAGCAGGACACGATCTCGATCAGCCCCGACGTGTCGGGTCGGATCGTGCAGGTCAACGTCAAGGAAAACCAGCGCGTCAAAGCCGGCGACGTCCTGTTCGTGATCGACCAGGAGCCATATAAGCTCGCGCTGGCGCAGGCCGATGCCGCGCTCGCCACGGCGCGCGTGCAGGTCGCGACGATGTCGACCGATACGGGCAGCGCCAACGCCGACGTCGCCAGCGCCAATGCCGATATCAAGCTCGCCCAGGCGACCTACGATCGTCAGGCGACGCTGATGAAGCAGGGTTTCACGACGCGTGCTGCGTTCGACGCCGCCGCTCAGCAGGTCGCCGCCGCCCGGGCACGGCTCGCGACCGCACAAGCGTCGGTCGCCAAGGCGCAAGTGCAAGTAGGCAGCGGGGTCGCCGGGTCGGGCGTGCCTGCGGCCGTCGCGGTGGCGCTGGCCGAACGTGAAAAGGCGCTCCTCAACCTCAATCGCACCGTGGTCCGCGCGCCGCGCGACGGCATCATCAGCCAGACCAATCGCCTTCAGGTGGGCAACATCACCCCCTCGGGCGTCCCTGCCCTCAGCCTGGTCGCGCAGGCGCCCTGGGTGACCGCCAACTTCAAGGAAACCGACCTCGCCAACATGCGCGTCGGCCAGCCGGCGGAACTGACGTTCGACGCCTATCCCGGTGTGAAGGTGTGCGGCCGTGTCCAGAGCATCGGCGCAGAGACCGGATCGGCCTCGTCGATCCTGCCGGCGCAGAACGCGACGGGTAACTGGGTCAAGGTGACGCAACGCGTCCCCGTGCGGATCGCGATCACCTGCAAGACCGATCGCGCGCTGATCGCCGGGCTGTCGAGCGACGTGTCCATCGATACCAAGCCCAATGGCTAG
- a CDS encoding DHA2 family efflux MFS transporter permease subunit, producing the protein MASAAAPSRGGAAPAAPAVAVPGTPLLKTSNRGLLMVGVMGAMIMQILDTTIANVALPHMTTALGATTDTITWVLTSYIIATAIALPATGWLSDRLGSRNLFLGAVGGFIIASMLCGTALSLGEMVAFRILQGVFAAFIGPLSQTAMIDISAPEDQAKAMSIWGMGVMVGPILGPVLGGYLTDNFNWRWCFYVNLPVGLLTFAILWFLLPSRPKATRNFDFTGFIFLGIAVASFQLMLDRGQEQDWFGSWEIIIEGLIAIAALWVALIHLTTAKKPLFDRHLFKNRNLVMGMFFMIIIGISTMAPMALLPSMLQQLFGYSVVQTGMMMAPRGVGVLVTMALGARLMSRIDTRWMIAVGLVIFAWSLKMMSGWSLEIDSWFVISSGFIQGLGMGLVFMPLNALAFATLDQRYRTDGSSLLNLMRSIGQSAGISMVTVFLARNIQTSHADLAQHITEKTLPGVNLGQIDQFGMGSDAIMGMVDGMINKQAAMIAYIDDFYLMACITLFVLPLLLLIQRPKGKIEVVHAE; encoded by the coding sequence ATGGCTAGCGCCGCCGCCCCTTCCCGGGGTGGCGCCGCTCCCGCTGCCCCGGCCGTTGCCGTACCGGGTACGCCGCTGCTCAAGACGTCGAACCGCGGGCTGCTGATGGTCGGCGTGATGGGCGCGATGATCATGCAGATCCTCGACACGACCATCGCCAATGTCGCCCTGCCGCACATGACGACGGCGTTGGGCGCGACGACCGATACGATCACCTGGGTCCTCACCAGCTACATCATCGCGACCGCGATCGCGCTGCCCGCGACCGGCTGGCTCAGCGACCGCCTCGGCTCGCGCAACCTGTTCCTGGGCGCGGTCGGCGGGTTCATCATCGCGTCGATGCTGTGCGGCACGGCCCTGTCGCTCGGCGAAATGGTCGCGTTCCGCATCCTGCAGGGCGTGTTCGCCGCCTTTATCGGACCGCTCTCGCAGACCGCGATGATCGACATCAGCGCGCCGGAGGATCAGGCGAAAGCGATGTCGATCTGGGGCATGGGCGTGATGGTCGGTCCTATCCTCGGCCCGGTGCTCGGCGGCTACCTGACCGACAATTTCAACTGGCGCTGGTGCTTCTACGTCAATCTGCCGGTCGGTCTGCTGACCTTCGCGATCCTGTGGTTCCTGCTGCCGTCGCGGCCTAAGGCGACGCGCAACTTCGACTTCACCGGGTTCATCTTCCTCGGGATCGCGGTCGCCAGCTTCCAGCTGATGCTCGATCGCGGCCAGGAACAGGATTGGTTCGGCAGCTGGGAAATCATCATCGAAGGGCTGATCGCCATCGCCGCTTTGTGGGTGGCTCTGATTCACCTGACGACCGCGAAAAAGCCGTTGTTCGACCGCCACCTGTTCAAGAACCGCAATCTGGTGATGGGCATGTTCTTCATGATCATCATCGGCATTTCGACGATGGCGCCCATGGCGCTGCTGCCGTCGATGCTGCAGCAATTGTTCGGTTATTCGGTGGTCCAGACGGGGATGATGATGGCCCCGCGCGGAGTCGGCGTGCTGGTGACGATGGCGCTGGGCGCGCGATTGATGAGCAGGATCGACACGCGCTGGATGATCGCGGTCGGGCTGGTCATTTTCGCCTGGTCGCTCAAGATGATGTCGGGCTGGTCGCTGGAGATCGACAGCTGGTTCGTCATCAGTTCGGGCTTCATCCAGGGGCTCGGCATGGGGCTGGTGTTCATGCCGCTCAACGCGCTGGCCTTCGCCACGCTCGATCAGCGTTATCGCACCGACGGGTCCAGCCTGCTCAACCTGATGCGGTCGATCGGGCAATCAGCGGGCATTTCGATGGTGACGGTGTTCCTGGCGCGCAACATCCAGACGAGCCACGCCGATTTGGCGCAGCATATCACCGAGAAGACGTTGCCGGGCGTCAACCTCGGCCAGATCGACCAGTTCGGGATGGGGTCTGACGCGATCATGGGCATGGTCGACGGCATGATCAACAAACAGGCGGCGATGATCGCCTATATCGACGACTTCTACTTGATGGCGTGCATCACGTTGTTCGTTTTGCCGCTGTTGCTGCTGATCCAGCGGCCCAAGGGGAAGATCGAGGTCGTGCACGCCGAGTGA
- a CDS encoding N-acetylmuramoyl-L-alanine amidase — MIVLHYTGMRTAADAIARLTDPKAEVSAHYLIDEDGTIHALVAEDKRAWHAGSSHWRGITDINSASIGIELVNPGHEHGYRDFPDAQIDALIPLMEEIKQRHGITRGNIVGHSDVAPTRKQDPGEFFPWGRLARVRLAMPRPTKNLIDPLWSDAGFLLALERFGYEVTDELAAVVAFQRRFRPELIDGEIDGECRSLLLALLLPKPQGDE, encoded by the coding sequence ATGATCGTGCTGCACTATACCGGCATGCGGACCGCCGCCGACGCCATCGCGCGGCTGACCGATCCCAAGGCCGAAGTGTCGGCGCATTACCTGATCGACGAAGATGGCACGATCCACGCGTTGGTGGCAGAGGACAAGCGCGCCTGGCACGCCGGATCGTCGCACTGGCGCGGCATCACCGACATCAATTCGGCCTCGATCGGGATCGAGTTGGTCAATCCCGGTCACGAACACGGCTATCGCGATTTTCCCGACGCGCAGATCGACGCGCTGATCCCGCTGATGGAGGAGATCAAGCAGCGTCACGGCATCACGCGCGGCAATATCGTCGGCCATTCGGACGTCGCGCCGACCCGCAAGCAGGATCCCGGCGAGTTTTTCCCGTGGGGCAGACTCGCGCGGGTCCGCCTCGCGATGCCGCGACCGACCAAGAATCTGATCGATCCGCTATGGAGCGACGCCGGCTTCCTGCTGGCGCTCGAACGGTTCGGGTACGAGGTCACCGACGAGCTGGCCGCGGTCGTCGCGTTCCAGCGCCGCTTTCGCCCCGAACTGATCGACGGCGAGATCGATGGCGAGTGCCGCAGCCTGCTGCTCGCGCTGCTGCTTCCCAAACCGCAAGGCGACGAGTAA
- a CDS encoding CheR family methyltransferase has protein sequence MLIPRSGNPTGEFAALLEARTGQQIDANRRWRIETALKPSMRDTGHESLEQLAAAVRADRNGSLADRVVDELLNQESSFFRDAAVFDAVAEAIAAVPTTRRARIWSAGCSTGQEPLSLAMMFAEKIDENMPEIVATDVSDAVLSRAKAGRYTQFEIQRGLPIRRMMQWFDTVDGEWVAHPGLTRMVSFRRMNLVADPLPIGRFDVILCRNVLLYFSLDLRRKVLARLAQVLRPDGVLVLGAGETVIGQTDAFRPSPRFRGLYEPVIATAAAA, from the coding sequence ATGCTGATCCCGCGTTCCGGCAACCCGACCGGCGAATTCGCCGCGCTGTTGGAGGCGCGAACCGGTCAGCAGATCGACGCGAATCGCCGCTGGCGGATCGAAACCGCGCTCAAGCCGTCGATGCGCGACACCGGCCACGAAAGCCTGGAGCAACTGGCGGCGGCGGTTCGGGCGGATCGCAACGGGTCGCTCGCGGATCGCGTGGTCGATGAACTGCTCAACCAGGAAAGCTCGTTCTTCCGCGACGCGGCGGTGTTCGATGCGGTCGCCGAGGCGATCGCTGCGGTGCCGACCACGCGGCGGGCGCGGATCTGGTCGGCGGGATGTTCGACGGGCCAGGAACCGCTCAGCCTCGCGATGATGTTCGCCGAGAAGATCGACGAAAACATGCCGGAGATCGTCGCGACCGACGTTTCCGACGCGGTGCTCAGCCGCGCAAAAGCGGGGCGTTATACGCAGTTCGAAATCCAGCGCGGGCTGCCGATCCGGCGCATGATGCAATGGTTCGACACGGTCGATGGCGAGTGGGTCGCGCATCCCGGCCTGACGCGCATGGTGTCGTTCCGTCGCATGAATCTGGTCGCAGATCCGCTGCCGATCGGTCGGTTCGACGTGATTCTGTGCCGGAACGTATTGCTCTATTTTTCGCTCGATCTGCGCCGCAAAGTATTGGCGCGGCTGGCGCAGGTGCTGCGGCCCGATGGCGTGCTGGTGCTCGGCGCCGGCGAAACGGTGATCGGTCAGACGGATGCCTTTCGTCCCAGCCCGCGGTTCCGCGGCCTCTACGAACCGGTTATCGCAACCGCCGCTGCCGCGTAG